In the genome of Raphanus sativus cultivar WK10039 chromosome 4, ASM80110v3, whole genome shotgun sequence, one region contains:
- the LOC108852609 gene encoding germin-like protein subfamily 3 member 4 produces the protein MKLFYLILFCAIFLTVSADLDNMQDTCPTAPGEQSIFFINGYPCKNPTQVNAQDFKSTKLTVAGDTDNYLQSNVTMLTASEFPGLNTLGLSVSRTDLERDGSVPLHSHPRSSELLFVASGVVFAGFVDTNDKIFQTVLRKGDVFVFPKGLLHFCLSGGFERATALSFYNSQNPGVVNIGGVFGIDQERMVNITRSLVTDRDEL, from the coding sequence ATGAAACTCTTCTACTTGATCTTGTTTTGTGCAATCTTCTTAACTGTCTCTGCGGATTTAGACAATATGCAAGACACTTGTCCAACGGCTCCGGGAGAACAGAGCATCTTTTTCATCAACGGCTATCCTTGCAAGAACCCAACCCAGGTCAACGCTCAGGATTTCAAGTCCACCAAACTTACTGTAGCTGGAGACACAGACAATTATCTCCAGTCGAACGTGACGATGCTCACTGCATCAGAGTTTCCAGGTCTCAACACTCTCGGCCTCTCTGTCTCACGCACTGACCTCGAAAGGGACGGATCCGTGCCGCTCCATTCGCATCCGAGGTCATCCGAGTTGCTCTTTGTGGCCAGTGGAGTCGTGTTCGCCGGATTTGTCGATACCAACGACAAGATTTTTCAGACGGTTCTGCGGAAAGGCGATGTCTTCGTCTTCCCTAAAGGCTTGCTTCATTTCTGCTTGAGCGGTGGCTTCGAACGAGCCACCGCTCTCTCGTTTTACAATAGCCAGAACCCTGGCGTCGTGAACATTGGAGGCGTGTTCGGGATCGATCAAGAACGTATGGTGAACATCACGAGGTCGTTAGTTACGGACCGTGATGAGCTCtaa
- the LOC130510781 gene encoding uncharacterized protein LOC130510781, which yields MKLSGVPDSVKPNGEAAVPSTPVKSVVQTGVSSGDVSSMKPKDVAAVSSGPVKPVVQTGVSSGDVTSMKSKGVAAVSTFIVMVLLGMHFSLMCTLALRQGGSSMLANGYNSCLGQ from the exons ATGAAGTTATCCGGTGTTCCCGACTCAGTAAAACCGAACGGGGAAGCGGCGGTCCCCTCAACTCCGGTTAAATCCGTGGTCCAAACAGGTGTCTCTTCCGGCGACGTCAGCTCCATGAAACCAAAAGACGTAGCGGCGGTCTCCTCCGGTCCCGTCAAACCAGTCGTCCAGACCGGTGTCTCTTCCGGCGATGTCACCTCGATGAAGTCAAAAGGCGTAGCGGCGGTCTCCACTTTCATC GTTATGGTCCTGCTGGGTATGCACTTTTCATTGATGTGTACGCTGGCCTTGAGGCAAG GTGGAAGCTCAATGTTGGCTAATGGCTACAACTCTTGCTTGGGACAGTGA
- the LOC108834418 gene encoding leucine-rich repeat receptor-like serine/threonine-protein kinase BAM2 produces MKLLLLLLLLLLHISHSYAAVHSISELRALLSLKSSLTSNENDQHSPLASWNLSTSFCLWTGVTCDASLRHVTSLDLSSLNLSGTLSSSVAHLPLLQNLSLAANQISGHIPPEMANLSDLRRLNLSNNVFNGSYPDELSAGLLNLQVLDLYNNNLTGDLPVSVANLTELRHLHLGGNYFAGRIPSAYGSWPALEYLAVSGNELTGRIPPEIGNLTALRELYVGYFNAFDGGLPPEIGNLSELLRLDAANCGLRGEIPREIGRLRKLDTLFLQVNAFSGPLSPELGTITSLKSMDLSNNMFTGEIPASFQHLENLKLLNLFRNRLYGAIPEFIGDMPELEVLQLWENNFTGSIPRKLGENGRLVILDLSSNKLTGTLPPNMCFGKRLVTLITLANFLFGSIPDSLGKCESLTRIRMGENFLNGSIPEGLFGLPELSQVELQDNYLTGELPLPISGGVSVNLGQIILSNNQLSGPLPPAIGNFSSVQKLLLDGNKFAGPIPSEIGRLQQLSKLDFSHNLFSGGIAPEISRCKLLTYVDLSRNELSGEIPNQIKSMRILNYLNVSRNHLVGSIPATISSMQSLTSVDFSYNNLSGLVPSTGQFGYFNHTSFVGNSDLCGPYLGPCNQPHHVRPPLSATTKLLLVLGLLFCSMVFAIAAIVKARSLRNAAESKAWRLTAFQRLDFTCDDVLVCLKEDNIIGKGGAGIVYKGVMPSGDLVAVKRLATMSHGSSHDHGFNAEIQTLGRIRHRHIVRLLGFCSNHETNLLVYEYMPNGSLGEVLHGKKGGHLHWDTRYKIALEAAKGLCYLHHDCSPLIVHRDVKSNNILLDSSFEAHVADFGLAKFLQDSGTSECMSAIAGSYGYIAPEYAYTLKVDEKSDVYSFGVVLLELITGRKPVGEFGDGVDIVQWVRSMTDSNKECVLKVIDHRLSSVPVHEVTHVFYVAMLCVEEQAVARPTMREVVQILTEVPKIPLSKQQAVESDATEKSPGVNES; encoded by the exons ATGAAACTTCTCCTCCTCCTactccttcttctcctccacaTTTCTCACTCATACGCCGCCGTTCATTCAATCTCCGAGCTCCGTGCTCTTCTCTCACTCAAATCCTCCCTCACCAGCAACGAAAACGACCAACACTCACCTCTCGCCTCATGGAACCTCTCCACAAGCTTCTGCCTATGGACCGGAGTCACGTGCGACGCCTCTCTCCGTCACGTGACCTCCCTCGACCTATCCAGCCTCAACCTCTCGGGGACTCTCTCCTCCTCCGTAGCTCACTTACCTCTCCTGCAAAACCTCTCCCTCGCCGCCAACCAGATCTCTGGCCACATCCCGCCGGAGATGGCCAACCTCTCGGACCTCCGCCGTCTGAATCTCTCCAACAACGTCTTCAACGGCTCGTACCCCGACGAGCTCTCCGCCGGATTGCTCAATCTCCAGGTCCTCGATTTGTACAACAACAACCTCACCGGAGACTTGCCCGTCTCCGTCGCTAACCTGACGGAGCTCCGTCACCTCCACCTCGGCGGTAACTACTTCGCCGGGAGAATCCCTTCGGCGTACGGAAGCTGGCCTGCTCTCGAGTACTTGGCCGTCTCCGGCAACGAGCTAACCGGGAGAATCCCTCCGGAGATCGGAAACCTAACGGCTCTCCGAGAGCTCTACGTCGGATACTTCAACGCCTTCGACGGCGGCCTTCCGCCGGAGATCGGAAACCTCTCGGAGCTCCTCAGGCTCGACGCCGCGAACTGCGGGCTGAGGGGAGAGATCCCGCGGGAGATCGGGAGGCTCCGGAAGCTCGACACGCTCTTCCTCCAGGTGAACGCCTTCTCGGGGCCGTTATCGCCGGAGCTGGGAACGATCACGAGCTTGAAATCGATGGATCTGTCGAACAACATGTTCACCGGAGAGATTCCCGCGAGTTTCCAACACCTGGAGAATCTAAAGCTCTTGAACCTCTTCAGGAACAGGCTGTACGGCGCTATACCGGAGTTCATCGGCGATATGCCGGAGCTCGAGGTGCTGCAGCTGTGGGAGAACAACTTCACCGGAAGCATCCCTAGGAAGCTTGGGGAGAACGGTAGGTTGGTGATTCTCGACCTCTCCTCAAACAAGCTCACGGGGACTTTGCCGCCGAATATGTGCTTCGGTAAACGGTTAGTGACGTTGATCACTCTCGCCAACTTCTTGTTCGGTTCGATTCCTGATTCGCTTGGGAAATGCGAGTCTTTGACCCGGATCCGGATGGGCGAGAATTTCCTAAACGGGTCGATTCCGGAAGGGCTTTTCGGGTTACCCGAGTTATCTCAAGTGGAGCTCCAAGATAATTACCTCACGGGAGAGTTACCGTTACCTATAAGCGGAGGAGTGTCTGTAAACCTTGGTCAGATCATTCTTTCGAATAACCAACTCTCCGGTCCGTTACCGCCGGCTATCGGGAACTTCTCCAGCGTCCAGAAACTGCTTTTAGATGGTAACAAGTTCGCCGGTCCGATTCCCTCGGAGATAGGGAGGCTTCAGCAGCTCTCGAAGCTGGATTTCAGCCACAATTTGTTCTCCGGCGGGATCGCGCCGGAGATCAGCCGCTGTAAGCTGCTAACGTATGTTGACCTGAGTCGCAACGAGCTCTCAGGTGAGATCCCTAACCAAATCAAGAGCATGAGGATCTTGAATTACTTGAATGTTTCGAGAAACCATCTCGTCGGTTCCATCCCTGCGACGATATCGTCGATGCAGAGTTTGACATCCGTTGATTTCTCTTACAACAACCTCTCCGGTTTGGTTCCCAGCACTGGACAGTTCGGTTACTTTAATCACACGTCCTTCGTGGGTAACTCTGATCTTTGTGGTCCGTATTTGGGTCCTTGCAACCAGCCTCATCATGTCAGACCACCTCTATCGGCTACTACAAAGCTCTTACTCGTCCTCGGGTTACTGTTCTGTTCGATGGTGTTTGCCATAGCTGCCATAGTCAAAGCCAGGTCCCTGAGAAACGCCGCCGAGTCCAAGGCTTGGAGACTGACAGCTTTCCAGAGACTAGACTTCACTTGTGATGATGTCTTGGTCTGTCTCAAGGAAGACAACATCATAGGCAAAGGCGGCGCTGGGATTGTCTACAAAGGCGTGATGCCTAGCGGCGACCTAGTGGCGGTCAAGAGATTGGCTACCATGTCTCATGGTTCTTCTCATGATCACGGGTTCAACGCCGAGATTCAGACTTTGGGTAGGATCAGACACAGGCACATCGTCAGGCTGCTTGGGTTTTGCTCCAACCATGAAACGAATCTCCTTGTGTACGAGTACATGCCCAACGGTAGCCTCGGAGAGGTCCTCCACGGAAAGAAAGGAGGTCATTTGCATTGGGACACACGTTACAAGATTGCACTTGAAGCGGCCAAGGGTCTTTGCTATCTCCACCATGACTGTTCACCTCTGATCGTCCACAGAGATGTCAAATCCAACAACATCCTCCTAGACTCCAGCTTTGAAGCTCATGTCGCTGACTTTGGTCTTGCCAAGTTCTTACAAGACTCTGGTACTTCTGAGTGTATGTCTGCTATTGCCGGCTCCTACGGCTACATCGCTCCAG AGTATGCGTATACATTAAAGGTAGATGAGAAGAGCGATGTGTACAGCTTCGGTGTTGTTCTTCTGGAACTCATCACCGGAAGGAAACCCGTGGGAGAGTTCGGAGACGGCGTGGACATCGTTCAGTGGGTACGAAGCATGACGGATTCGAACAAAGAATGTGTGCTCAAAGTTATCGATCATAGACTCTCTTCCGTACCCGTCCACGAAGTAACGCACGTCTTCTACGTTGCGATGCTTTGCGTTGAAGAACAGGCGGTGGCAAGGCCGACGATGAGGGAAGTCGTTCAGATCCTCACCGAGGTCCCGAAGATCCCTCTTTCGAAGCAGCAGGCGGTGGAATCAGACGCGACGGAGAAATCTCCGGGAGTAAATGAATCGTAG